The Lactuca sativa cultivar Salinas chromosome 2, Lsat_Salinas_v11, whole genome shotgun sequence genome includes a window with the following:
- the LOC111879857 gene encoding abscisic acid receptor PYL4, with amino-acid sequence MPSSSIQIQRIQTNVTNPTVTATATATINHHKQTSTTTIWRVPSSIWIPEDLIHHHTHAVGPHQCSSAVVKSISAPVAAVWSVVRRFDNPQAYKHFLKSCNVILGDGDVGTLREVQVVSGLPAGSSTERLEILDDDRHVMSFSVVGGDHRLNNYRSVTTLHASPNCDKTTVVVESYVVDIPPENTKEETCVFVDTIVRCNLISLKQIAENVSKN; translated from the coding sequence ATGCCTTCTTCTTCCATTCAAATTCAAAGAATCCAAACCAACGTCACCAACCCCACCGTCACCGCCACCGCCACGGCCACCATAAACCACCATAAACAAACCTCTACAACCACCATATGGAGAGTACCGTCTTCTATCTGGATCCCCGAAGATCTTATTCATCATCATACCCACGCGGTTGGTCCTCACCAGTGCTCCTCCGCCGTTGTCAAATCTATCTCTGCCCCCGTCGCTGCCGTCTGGTCCGTCGTCCGCCGCTTTGACAACCCCCAAGCGTATAAACACTTCCTCAAGAGCTGCAACGTGATTCTCGGTGATGGTGATGTGGGTACTCTCAGAGAAGTCCAGGTGGTGTCAGGATTGCCGGCTGGATCCAGCACCGAGCGGCTTGAGATCCTAGACGACGATCGCCACGTCATGAGCTTCAGCGTTGTCGGTGGTGACCATCGTCTTAACAACTACCGATCTGTCACCACTCTCCACGCGTCACCAAACTGCGACAAAACAACCGTCGTCGTGGAGTCGTACGTCGTCGATATACCACCGGAAAACACCAAGGAAGAGACGTGTGTTTTCGTTGATACAATCGTTCGATGTAACCTGATTTCATTGAAGCAGATCGCTGAAAATGTGTCCAAGAACTAA